The following coding sequences lie in one Streptomyces sp. NBC_00510 genomic window:
- a CDS encoding carbohydrate kinase family protein, with product MPRSTHAGSTREEAADVFLSGLLFFDLGFTGLPSAPTPGAEVWTKGMGTSPGGIANFAVALSRLGLRTSLSAAFGEDLLGTHLWHELSVTEGVDLSRSRRFAGWPTPVTVSLAYDGDRALVTHGQEPPLGPDAMIGEPPPSRAAIAHIGAEPLEWVGRAHAAGTLVFADVGWDPSERWSPAVLEQLALCHAFMPNAEEAMAYTRTGTPRAALSRLADLVPLAVVTDGAGGALAVDSTTGESASVAGLPVDAVDTTGAGDVFGAGLVAATLAGRPLADRLRFANLVAALSVRRIGGAAAAPDVAAVDRWWRSVRDSPGNDDLRSAYAFLDHTVPAAATTAAGPHHADQPEQ from the coding sequence ATGCCGCGGTCGACACACGCCGGCAGCACCCGGGAGGAGGCAGCCGATGTCTTCCTGTCAGGGCTGCTCTTCTTCGACCTGGGTTTCACCGGGCTCCCCTCGGCTCCCACCCCGGGCGCCGAGGTGTGGACCAAGGGCATGGGCACGTCCCCCGGCGGGATCGCCAACTTCGCGGTCGCGCTGAGCAGGCTGGGGCTGCGCACGTCGCTGTCCGCGGCCTTCGGCGAGGACCTGCTCGGCACGCACCTGTGGCACGAGCTGTCCGTCACCGAGGGCGTCGACCTCTCCCGCTCGCGCCGCTTCGCCGGGTGGCCGACCCCGGTGACCGTCTCGCTCGCGTACGACGGCGACCGGGCGCTGGTCACCCACGGCCAGGAGCCGCCGCTCGGCCCGGACGCGATGATCGGCGAACCGCCGCCCAGCCGGGCCGCGATCGCCCACATCGGCGCCGAGCCGCTGGAGTGGGTGGGGCGCGCGCACGCGGCGGGCACCCTAGTCTTCGCCGACGTCGGCTGGGACCCCTCGGAGCGCTGGAGCCCGGCGGTGCTGGAACAGCTCGCCCTGTGCCACGCCTTCATGCCCAACGCCGAGGAGGCGATGGCCTACACCCGCACCGGCACCCCGCGGGCGGCGCTGTCCCGGCTGGCCGACCTGGTACCGCTCGCCGTGGTCACCGACGGCGCCGGGGGCGCGCTGGCGGTGGACTCCACGACGGGCGAGAGCGCGTCGGTGGCCGGACTGCCGGTGGACGCCGTCGACACCACCGGCGCCGGCGACGTCTTCGGGGCCGGGCTGGTCGCCGCCACCCTGGCCGGCCGGCCGCTCGCCGACCGGCTGCGTTTCGCCAACCTCGTCGCCGCGCTGTCCGTGCGGCGGATCGGTGGCGCCGCCGCCGCACCGGACGTGGCCGCCGTCGACCGCTGGTGGCGGTCCGTGCGCGACTCCCCCGGCAACGACGACCTGCGCTCCGCCTACGCCTTCCTCGACCACACCGTGCCGGCCGCCGCGACGACCGCCGCCGGCCCGCACCACGCCGATCAGCCCGAGCAGTAG
- a CDS encoding DeoR/GlpR family DNA-binding transcription regulator: MLPDRRHELILRALRADGPTSVTVLAERIGASQATIRRDLIQLEDEGLLKRVYGGAVPLTGEDDPFPDVAAVRVEAKDAIAVRCAEIIKDGETVLLDIGTTALRVARHLRGRSLTVITSNLAVYEELQDEKDVQLVLLGGVVRREYRSLVGFLTEDNLRQVRADRLVLGTSGIRPGGQILDTTAVEVPVKRAMIAASDQVVLAADAGKFPGTGMARVCGPEDIDVVVTNAPADATTRTSLREAGVEVVEV, from the coding sequence ATGCTCCCCGACCGACGACATGAGCTGATCCTCCGTGCGCTGCGGGCGGACGGCCCCACCTCGGTGACCGTGCTGGCCGAGCGGATCGGCGCCAGCCAGGCCACGATCCGCCGCGACCTCATCCAGCTCGAGGACGAGGGCCTGCTGAAGCGGGTCTACGGCGGTGCGGTCCCGCTGACCGGCGAGGACGACCCGTTCCCGGACGTCGCCGCCGTCCGCGTCGAGGCCAAGGACGCCATCGCCGTCCGCTGCGCCGAGATCATCAAGGACGGCGAGACCGTGCTGCTGGACATCGGGACCACCGCACTGCGGGTCGCCCGGCACCTGCGCGGCCGCTCGCTCACGGTGATCACCAGCAACCTCGCGGTCTACGAGGAGCTGCAGGACGAGAAGGACGTCCAGCTGGTGCTGCTCGGCGGGGTCGTGCGCCGCGAGTACCGCTCCCTGGTCGGCTTCCTCACCGAGGACAACCTGCGCCAGGTCCGGGCCGACCGGCTGGTCCTGGGCACCAGCGGCATCCGCCCGGGCGGGCAGATACTGGACACGACCGCCGTGGAGGTGCCCGTCAAACGGGCCATGATCGCGGCGAGCGACCAGGTGGTGCTCGCGGCGGACGCCGGGAAGTTCCCCGGCACCGGCATGGCCCGTGTGTGCGGGCCCGAGGACATCGACGTCGTGGTGACCAACGCCCCGGCGGACGCGACGACCCGGACCTCGCTGCGCGAGGCGGGGGTGGAGGTGGTCGAGGTATGA